The window TATCACTGTTTATACAAATCAATAACAGTTAATAACAGTTGATAGCAGTTGATAACAGGTTGTGTTGTGGTTGCAGTTCCTCTGTCGGCCACAGAGGGCAGCGTTCCTCCGTCTCCTCTTCCCTGTGAACTCAACACGGCCATCACCTGTCGAGATGACGTGGCTCCGCCCCCCATACTCCCCAGGAGACACACCCACCCTCCGCCGGGCCACGGTAACCAGGGCGACGGTCGCCAGCGGAGACGGCGACGCACCACCTCGACGAGGTCGTCGGACGTTGCTGCGAACGCCATCTCTGTCACCACGGTAACTGTCACCCAACAACCAACCAAATTCCAGACGCCGCTGGTGGGAGGGGCTAAAGCTGACAGGTGAGCGTTGTGCCTGAGGTTGATTCCTGTGCTGTAATCTGATTGGAAGGCCCAGTCACGTGACCTCTGCGCTGCCCCCTGCAGGTGTGGAAGACCTCAGCCCGGCGCCGCTCAGCCACCACAGAAGAAGGACAAACACCGCTACCAGTACGGCAACCACAGCCGTTACTATGGATACCACGGTTTCTACGGCGACAGgtgggaggggtgggtggggtcaGAGGAGGACCCGCGGGTCCGCCTCCTGGAAGCCGAGTGGTTCAGAGACAAGACGGTGCTGGATGTGGGCTGCGGCGCCGGTCACATGGCGCTGAGCGTCGCCCGCAGGTTTGACCCCGCCCACGTCCTGGGGGTGGAGCTAGACGCACGATTGGTCCACGCCGCCAAGCAGAACGTTAGACACTTCCTGTCACATGAcctggtggtggaggagaggaggaggaggggaggagcgACGACCTCCTCACCCTCTacagggaaggagggaggagggagggaggaggagaggaggggggaggaggaggtgatggaggaggtccAGCAGGCTCtgtccctcctccccctccccctctccctcagGGTGAGTCGGGggcctctctctgctcctcctctcctcctccctccctcctcctcctccaggttcCCCAACAACATCACCTTCATCCAGGTGAGtgccccccctctccccctcctcaggTGACCAGTCTTAACCTGCTGACATCACAGCTGTGACTCCTCCCACAGGGTGACTACGTGTCAGAGTGGGAGGCGTGGCCTGGGCGGGGTCAGTATGATGTCATCATGTGTATGAGCGTGACCAAGTGGGTGCAGCTGCAGTCAGGTGACGGGGGCGTGGTCAGGCTGTTCAGACGAGCCTATCAGAGCCTGACGCCGGGCGGATTATTCATCCTGGAGCCGCAGCCGTGGAGCAGCTACAGCCACAGCAAGAGGGCCTCGGTAACACACCTGTAGAttcacctgcagacacacacacctgcagacatTCACCTGTAGACACCTGCTGAGGTTTACCTGTCCGTGTTGCCTAGGAGACAACATACCATAACTACAGGAGTGTGAGGCTGAGACCTGAGCAGTTCACCTCGTACCTGACGGACAGCGTGGGCTTCGCCTCGTACAGACTCCTcaaacacacaggtacacactcTGCTACACTCAGGTACATACAGGTTTGTCGTTTGTTAGCGCTGAGCGCTGTGCATGATGGGAGTTGTAGTCGTCTGCTCAGATCTGTGTGTTCACAGGTAACCAGCGGCCGATCTACCTGTTCCACAAAGGCCCCGCCCAGAGGAAGTGAGGTCACCGGGGACACAGGATGTGACACGTCTTTCTCTGAGGATAACACAGGGTGGTCACCTGCTCGTCTCCATGGCAACGACCTTAAAGTGGCGGAGGTGAGACACACTCACCTGTCGCGCCTCAACGACGACACCTCATATTTTTGGCTGGGAGCTCGCAGCTGATTGGCCGAACAGTCGAGCCTGTGCGATGacatcacagcacagagggGGAGTGTGATTGGACAGCAGGGTCTCTGAGGATGTGATTGGTTGACCTTTGGTCCTGGACTATGATT is drawn from Lates calcarifer isolate ASB-BC8 unplaced genomic scaffold, TLL_Latcal_v3 scaffold_58_122, whole genome shotgun sequence and contains these coding sequences:
- the LOC108882332 gene encoding 7SK snRNA methylphosphate capping enzyme → MLRMDKDPVLPQQAPVRVSPAFPASVSLSEQPMLAKPRPLCPKNGLQPPGNSQPPLLAGPPPPAQRLGKRRYSVGVGFKGLAKRRRRANSDSQSEPVLPSHFLLGGNIFDPLNLNSLLDEEVNRATNQETPKCSPLPSRGGDPVEILVPRDITDPLNLKGGGGGGEGGGGVLLSPLKSRRRHRNRHHGGGGGGGGGGGGGGGDGEREVIPARLFPSTAGLTVPLSATEGSVPPSPLPCELNTAITCRDDVAPPPILPRRHTHPPPGHGNQGDGRQRRRRRTTSTRSSDVAANAISVTTVTVTQQPTKFQTPLVGGAKADRCGRPQPGAAQPPQKKDKHRYQYGNHSRYYGYHGFYGDRWEGWVGSEEDPRVRLLEAEWFRDKTVLDVGCGAGHMALSVARRFDPAHVLGVELDARLVHAAKQNVRHFLSHDLVVEERRRRGGATTSSPSTGKEGGGREEERRGEEEVMEEVQQALSLLPLPLSLRVSRGPLSAPPLLLPPSSSSRFPNNITFIQGDYVSEWEAWPGRGQYDVIMCMSVTKWVQLQSGDGGVVRLFRRAYQSLTPGGLFILEPQPWSSYSHSKRASETTYHNYRSVRLRPEQFTSYLTDSVGFASYRLLKHTGNQRPIYLFHKGPAQRK